A stretch of DNA from Cryptomeria japonica chromosome 4, Sugi_1.0, whole genome shotgun sequence:
ggaagtgacaagcctagaaagtcaattgaaaaaacgtgtttttcagtattccttgattttccagactttacattggtggttgacaactttttttgtagccaaaattgataaaatgaaaaggtttTTGTAAGGACAttcctagctttccaacaatataaggcttgtcttattttgactttaataaataataattatttattttctaattgaattttgacaatactcctgattgatatactgattgaaaaacactcataactttcaaatggtataacattttttgaatccgaaacatgtgtcacatcctatgcttcatctactataggaaaaaattaaaaaaattaaatttaataaggttttgaccaagttaaggtggtcagacgtaggagtttttgaatttctgaaaagctgtagtaaaaaattcataaataattatttactttataaaaaataaaaaacaaatatgtgtcacatccagacatgagtctaatacttatattataaatattataaaaaaacattatgatttgattgtgattagggtagtcagacatacgtctacttcttatttttttcctgaaattttagtaccactacattgaaatttgaaattttcatcaaataggatttttttttttccaaaaaacaactagtagcttagaaactaaattcaattttctatatattctcttcttacatattttaaaaataatgttcacaacttattcaaattttcatgtcaagttgcataactctgattttctgaaatttcattgccacttaagggcttgttttggcacaccatgatcctacacataccaacttatactttaagttatattttatgtatatattggcaggtttttggagagtggtttcaaatctctaggagccATAATGCAATTTCTAGATACTAGGAGTTCTTATAATTTTTCGtacaatcaaattttagtaatcaataaGCTTCTATCATTATtctcttgctatctctctatctcacactcTTTTTCTCTATaatctctagacctatctatttccctatctctctccttttttcccatctctacttctctctatctcactctctcctctccccctaagctctagatcttataatttctcagaattagtcaaattttagtaattactAAGCTCCTATTATCATTCTCTCTCTAGATATTTCATTGTCTCCCTCAATCTTTATACCTATCTCTCTTCTTatcaccctccctctccctctctctcccccatctctctatatcgttctctcctctctccccaatctctaaacctatctctctcacccttctaTATCTCTCCTCTCTTCTCCACCTACCTCACACACTttctctcctctctatctcacctctctctccccctccccctctccatctctctatccttccctctctctacttatctctatatcatctctccctctccctacataCCTCCACTCACTCCATTCCTTTACTAATCtacaccccccctctctctctctctccccgaACCTCCCATGCTCCCTCTCTACTAATCTCACTCTCAACCTTCCCCTCTATACTAACCTCTATcaaccctctccctctctccacataCCTCTACATTCCTacctccctacctctatttatctAGATAAAtatccctctctccttccctctctatttctctttatctcactctctttgtctGCCCCAATATTTATACCTATCTCTCTCCTATtagtctccctctctcccctctctctacctctctctatgtctctctcctTTCCACCCCAATATCTAGACATATCTTTATACCTCTCTCTCACCCTTCTCTCTCTCTGCATACCTCCCTCTCACTCCCTTCGTCTATTTTTCTACATAGATatccttctctcctctctctccccttctatctctACTTATATCAATCTCCATTTACCTCTCTTTATACATATTTCTCCTTCATTCCCTACATATCTCTATTTCTCTAAATaaatctctctcaccctctctctttaCTCCTATATCCCTCATTCCttccctctctccacctctctacatatcAATCTATTTatactctctatctcccctctccattTTTCtatttatctcctctctctctctccatccataTATCTTCCCTCCACTCTTTATCTCTCCTTTCCTtatctctacctacctctctttttaTCCCTCTCTACATttatctcccccctctctctctatccctctttgtCCCTCTCTTCTTCCCTCTCCATACTCTTTTTCtaactacttatctctatctaccctccctctctttgaatacctctccttccctccctcatcCCAACTATCCcctccacttctatctatctcgcctctctctatctctctctccttccctccatctctctctatctatttcctccctctcaacttatcactatcttgcctcttcctctctctttctctatatatatttCCCTGCCCGCAagacctctatttctatcttttctcCTATCTCCAAAACCTTCTATTTCCACTtttatcaatctctctctctctctctcaacctacacctctctccctccctacctattTCTCTACATCTCTCTTTACTTTTCTCTCTACCTATTTCTCTACATCTCTCTTTACttttctctctacttatctatatctaccTAGCTCTCCTACACTCCCCCCATATgctatttatctaaatacctagatagatatagagaggtggagatggaaggagagagatagagagaggtgagatagaaaaAAGTGAAGGGGATATTTGGAGTGAGGGAGGGAAGAAGAGGTATTTAAAGAGAGGGAGGGTAGATATAGAcaaagagttagagagagagagagagtttgaaGAGGGAATGCGAGAAAGGGAtggagaggtagggagagagagaatgaggtgagataaatagtagtatggagggaaggaggtagagagttaggggagataaaagtagatagggatgtaaatagaggtaggtagagagaaggagaggggagataaagggagtgaaataaagaaaaatagagagggaaggagggagggaggaagtgagagagagggatagagaaatatTTATGTAAAtgaatagaggtagggagggagggagggagggaggcagAGGTATGTGGAGAGATGGAGAAGGGGGGTAGAGGTAAGTAGAGAGGGAGCATGGAAGGGTGGGTCAAAGagaatgggagagaaagagagggagaggtatgCAGAGAagtagaggtagggagggagagggagagagagagggagagggagagggagagggagagggagagaagagatatagataagtagagagagggaaggagagagatatggggagggggagagagaggtgagataaagAGGAGAGAATATGTGTGAGGTAGGCTGAGAAGAATGTGGAGATACagagaagggtgagagagataggtttaaagattggtgagagaggagagagtgagatagagagatgggtgagagaaggggagagggagagtgatagtaagagagataggtctagagatcaAGGTATACAAAGAGAGTGAAATAAAGATAAAGAGAGAATGATAataagagcttagtgattactgaaatttgattgtttgagaaattataagatctagagcttggggagagaggagagagtaagatagagagagatagagagggagggaaaggagagagataggaaaataaatAGGTCTAGAGCTTGGGGGAGACAAAGAGCATGAGATACAAAGATAGCAAGAGAATGATGATAGAAGCCCATTGATTACAAAATTATGATTAAGTTTGAAagattataagatctcctaaaatctagaatttgcattatgactcctagagatttgaaaccattctcaaacatcttgctaatatatacataaaatataacttaaagtatacttaAAATTCATCTTTTATGTATATACCTTGATGGAAAAAAACTAAGGGAAGGTCGAAGGAATTAACATCTAAGGCCATGTTCCTTTTCTAACCTAATGTAAGAAAAATGTGTACATATTTTCCTTGCTAACCATAACACGTGAAAAAAGTGCATACGTGTATTTATTCCAAATAACATGTACACGTTTTTCATTCAAAGAAAATGTACGTTTTTTGGCTCATATTTTCCGAGCCTTAACACGTATGCAATTTTtgtatttatcaaaaataggcacgCATTTTGTCCATTTTAGGTATTTTTTTTCTAATGGCCACTTTTTTGTTGACCATCTTGGTGCATATACTCATCTCCTACTATCCCTCTATCTTTAtttctccctctttttctctccacctctctctcactcctctctctccCCTTCATTTGATACTTCACTTTATGCCCTTCACTTTCTACTTCTCTCTCTATGGATCTAGCCCTCCCTCCACCTCTCTCCTTCAATTTCTCTTCGTCTACACCCATCTCTCCCCCTAAAATTAtctctatctcttctctctctctacatatacCTCCATTTCTATCTATAATTTCCCCCTCTCCCCTTCACTTGATACTTCTCTTTCTACCCTTCATCctccacttctctctctctctctctctctctctctctctctctctctctctctctatctctctctctctctctctctctctctctctctctctctctctctacttatctctatctcccctctccctatctctatgcatatctccctctctacctctttctcCAACTCTCTCTCATTTAATATCTACTTATATCtacctctattttcttctctttctaCACACCTTTCTATCTATccatatctctccctccctctctccttccctctctacttctctctatctcatagatagagaaggagggagaggggagataaagaaaaTTAtagggaaggagagggagagacaaataattagtagggagggagaggtatatagagagagggagagggattgggagagagaggtagataaaagagagggaaggagagagggagagggagaggggagatatatGTAGGTAGAGAGttaaggagatagaggtagagggagggagaggtaggtagagagacatatggagggagagagaggtaaatTGAGAGAGGAGGAGGAAGGGGATATGTAGAGAGAGGTAGGAGAGAGAGACATAAATAAATATATTGAGAGGAAGGGAAGGGAAGGGAGAGGTTAGATAAAGAGAAGTATGTAGGGAAAGAGGTAGATAGAGGAGAGATAGaagtagagagagagggagtgagatGTAGGTAGAGAGAAGTAGAGGAGAGATAAAGATAGTGAAAgggagatagatggatagatagagagataaatagagacaagggagataaagagaaagggggagaggagatagagataagtaTAAAGAAAGATGGAGATGTAGAGGGGGGGGAGGAAAGGAGGGAGGgatggagaggaagagagggatagagaggcaaGATAGAAAGAaatggagagggaaggagggaaggagggaaggagagaaagaaagagagggggAGGTAGATGCATATAGAGAAACAAAGGTAGAGAGGGAGGGACAAAGTGATAGGTATGCAGATGGAGATCATGGAGAGGGGAGATATAGATAAGCAAAGAGGGAAGGGGTGAGAGATAAaagtggagagggaaggagggaggaagggagggagggaaggagggagagaaagggaggcagagagagagagttatGTAGAGAGTACAAGAGTCGAGTTagaaataaatagagagagagagtgtgcatgtgtgaggtaggtagagagagggagatggtCGATAGAGAGTAAAGAGTGAAGggtgagagagagttagagagataggtctagagcttggaGGAGAGAGATTTATAGAGATAGGTATAGAGCttgcacacatgtgtgtgtgtgtgtgtgagagagagagagagagagagagagagagagagagagagagagagagagagagagagagagagagagagagagagagagaatggtgaTAGGAGCATGATAAAAAATAAGCTCTAGAGCTTGGGGgagaaaggagagagtgagatagagagaggtagagagaggaggggagagggagagagataggtctacaTATCGAAGAATAAAAAGTGACATAGAGAGGGTGAGAGAATGATGAGGAGCTTGCTAATTACTAGAATTTGACTGTCTAAAAGTATAAGATCTTAAAAATCCTAGAATATGCATTATAATCCTAGCGATTTGAAACCATTCTCAaccatcctaccaatatatacatgaaatataactcaGAGTGTAAGAAAGTAAAAACACATATTgagatgccacttatacttaaacattattattcatgtatatattttgatgaagagaatgagtcTGGGATATAAAATTAGAGAGATGGGAAGTTAgaataaaaattcttcaaaacatgAGCATGTTGTGTCTTGCATTGAACCAAAAAGTTTTCATTTTTTGGTCCCTCGTCTTTCTACACTTACCCTTTTATGTTCCACTTAATTGAATTTggtaattgtaagcattaaacatGTATTAATGgtattatttttctcattttgtacttgtagtgtcataaaattgtgaccctgacaatttttgactgcattagggtcctcacgcatgcgagttcgaatcctctagcctaatcggagaccgGAGATTTCTCAACCtatagaaacaacttcttccttggcctctacatcaccctgtCCATACTCTGCCtaggagaaaggggtaggataggggcgtggcacccttgtcctcccaggataggggtgtggcgctcCTATCCctgtcctattttggggcaggacccttcctagggttgcattgttggttgtgcctcgagTGGGAAAACTCACCCAATGTCGGCTCGTGACAAAAACCAAATcgactaacatgtatttaagggacatttttcctctcatttggataagagaagttcaataagttggataaTATTGGAgtgtgcacaagcgatcaagcattcaagagcattctcacattcttttccagcattgagcattctcaagtctcccttcaaggctaggtgttgcattcaagtcaaggattcaaccattggagaggagattgatttcaacatttagttccacacaagcatttttatcaacatttctactacaacctcccttgaggtgatttacaattcactttttcatttacatctacttgcaagtaatttctttcattacttggttaattccaaaactggggtttgacctaaaggaaaacccccaatcccaacccattttcctctcttttatgtgtgtaggttgcaggtgcgcaactgtacttttagattcagggttcatttgcagaggtggaaaaacccttttcattttgtggatttttcggaggaccgtgtacattcccgccacggtccaggtGACTTTTCTTAAAATTCATAgggtgactttgtctcgacattttactgccaaatccaggtgcgcaacttcatcccatattctgatctcaaattataatcagttctttgtcacttttgcactacataattcaatcaattcctttctatttcaaacaaggaagaggggatcaacttaacattcccaattcattcaaaattcaatctaccatcttcatgtggagagattgaatctagtgaagtatcctctcctctttctaatgtaacatggtgaaaagtgcttgaatgataatcaatagcaaaactctcatttctctttgagggaaagggtagtttccttcttgatctatcattcaccatttttccaccattacagtaCTTTTATGGGCTCATGAGGTAACACTAACCTACCTATAGATTTTTATTTTTGAAGTAGACTTGTGAGAAGTCCCTTTAAAGTGAATCTAGTGAGAAATCCATTTGAACTAGCCAACTTCACAATATTTTGATGTTTGTTTTAAATGAGAAGAATTGGTGATAATGTCAACAAAAGGATAAGAGGATATCATTAAAGGGCATGGTGATGTCAACAAAGGAGGCATGCAAAAAAAATGTAAGTGGAATAACTTTGTAGGGAAGTCCAAATGAATTGAATTAGAAGGTGGGTTTGAAAATGGTTTAGTTTAGATGGTTATGGAATCTCCTAAAAGAGataatgataaaatgatgatgtaaGCATGACACTAGGAGGAGATAGCCTATGAAACTTTCAAATTGAACCAAACCGATATTGAGTAAGGATTGGATTCAGATGGATCCCATATTCCCACAAACATTTAAATGTGGATTTTTAAAAGACTAGATGTGAAAAAGTCCAAATGAACTAGAGTTGAAAGAAAAGGTAATAAATTGAACATTTACTTTTGAATGGGGAGATTCAGATGGtgatcaaaatatttaaaaaacttaACTTGgtcatttttttaatcatttttttctctcttattagAGAACAAGTTGATTTTCAAAACCTTGACAACATTGTGAGAACCTTTTTGAGAGTTGACATTAGCTTCAAAACTATCAAAATATGTCAAAATAACAATATGCATCAAACATCTTCaaaaatttcctccaaaaattTCACCTATTCTTGAGGATCAAATGGGAGAAAAATAATGTTGTGCTCTAGCAATGTTGTGGAAGCCTTATTGGTAGCCGACATGGGTTTTGAAACCCAACTACATTGTTGACACACCAAAGGCTTAACAACTTTTTGAAGAGGTTAGAAAACCAATGTTTGGTTCCAACAAGGTTGTGACAACCTTGTTGACTCCTAACAAAGGTTTAGAACCTCTACAAAATGTTGATAAAAGTAGCACAAGTTTagtcaattttggatttttcaaagttAAACAATTGACATGAAATAGAAAGGCCAAGAGAAACACATGACAGAAGGGGACATTTAAACAAAAAGTCCCACCTAATGACTATCTCAGATTGGTTATCAATAATGGACCACAAAAGGAAAAAATAGACATAtaacacataatagagaaaaatgtGACAACAAAAATAGGGCACCAAAATGAAGAAACAACAAAATAATGATGAGGTGAAATGCAACTTTCCACCACATGAGTTATTTGAAGTTGATCTCCAAAGACAAAGGTAAAAATAGGCTATGAGATTGAGGTGGGAGGTTTCACAATAAGGTTCGAAGGGTACGTCAAATCCACACTAGAAGCCAAGTAATTATTGTCATCTTAAGAGGAGTCATCTAACACAAAATCAAGTGAATGAATAGTTAGGTGATCTTCATTAGTGTTCTTCCACTAAGTAGAAATGCCTTTGCATCAAGAGAGAGGATAATGAGCGATAGAGAAACATTGTTTACATCCGaaagggaggccctcataatcaagAGGTTGAGTCCAAGGCCTTTCCCCTACCATAAAAACCACATCCCCAAGAAGAGGCTTGGTGATGTCAATGTCCACCAAAATGTGAACAAAAGTGGAGTTCTCCATATATGAAGTGAAATCATCAACTTTCAAGAAGTGACCAATAGAGTTGTCTATGATCTCATAACAAGAAACCTCCTAAAACTAGAGCGGGATATATGGAAGTATAACTCACATTGAACATATAATTAGAGGCTCAATAAGAGGGTTAAAGGAAGTTGACCAAGGATTTATGGAGAGAGAGTGCTATCCTCAAGACCATAGCTTATGCAACACCAAATCTTTGTCCTTTGATGAGGCAAACGAAGCAAGTAAGAAACCTTTAACACAAGGGAAGGGCTCAATCTTAATTCCCACAGGAGGCCTCCAATAATCCCATACCCATTTGTGAAGGTCAAGAAGTTAGGGCCAAAGGTTACAAAAGAATTTGCACACTATACCCTTGATTGATAGAAGTCCTTATTTTCCACCACTAGGGAGGATTTGGCATAAGGGATGGGACAAATTTTCTCCCTCAAAGGGTGAACAACACTAGCATTAGAAACATTTGCAAAGCCTCAACCACCAATAGTAGTAGAATTAGTTGGCAACAAAGGAGAGGCACCACCAACACCAATGTCAATCATTGTAGATGGCAAACCGACCCTATAAGAAAGCACAAGAACAACACTTGAAATGATAGATCCAAGATCAAAATCAAGGCCAGGAAGAAAAGCTTACATTGGAGAGAGAAACCCATGTCATGGAACACCATGCATAAAAGACCCATGGTCGACCATTGATAGAGAATCAACATGGTCAACCGTTTAATAGGTGGGAAATGGTTTATTGAGACATCAAAGGTAAAGGATGATAGTAGGAGTATCATTGTATTTTGTCTTTTGTTGATGTGAGCTCCTATGCTATTTTATTGCCTTATATATATTGCTCACTAAGGGGTTATGTTGACAAGCATAATGAGATTTACTATTTGGTTAGAGCAAGGATCATCAACTTCCTTATTAGTAATCAAGCCCCTTAGGAATGTCGTACAAGATTTCTAGAGATGGCAAAAAGTCAATGCAATCCTTTAAAGTGTTGATGCAATACTTTAGATTTTCTTTTTGCGTATACtttctaacaaaatttcaacaatTTTCAATAGAGACAATCGACTATCTATAAATACATGATCCTAGTGAGTCAACTTGAGGTAATGGCATTGAATTGATAATATAATAACACATTTTATGTAATTTGAAATTAGTAGAAAAATCCTTAGTTTGAATTTTGATGCTTTAACTGGTGTGACACAACCTAGTCAAAGCATAGGGTCATCTATGCAAGCGTCTTGGAAGAAAACATGATGACTCCAACCAATCCTAACTAAAGAAACAAATAAAGAGATTTTGATTATTGgttaaaataaaatttgatttgaaTATCAATTATACAAAATTACACATCATTACAATGCACCTACAACACTCCACAAAATGGTGCAATACCACGATATAAAAGTACAACATATATTCTCCTACACTCAAATAGATAAAATTCCCTAAAACTAAATACTTTAAATGAAAATGATACCTTCCAAaaacaataaaatgcaattcatgtATCCACGTACAACGAGCCAATAGAGATTTAAATTTGTGAAACTAGTTTTCTTAATGGATGCACTTTAGctttaacaattttttatttatttaatcacaacAATCGATTGCTATATTTTTGTGTCGTACAAGATTTGAACTCAGCACCATCTAGGTGTCTACCACATAGGCTTTACAAATTAAATCAGTTGTTATTAGATAAATAAAATGACCTCTATTCTCCAACACACATCAAAATAAAAGACAAAACTGAATTATCGTTATAAGCTGATATATTTGAATGAATCTGCAGGCTCTTCTCAATTTTTGGATTAAAAATTGCCTATTTGTATGATTGAATTACAAGAACAATAGTAGACTTTTCCACAGGCCACAGAAGTTTCTTTCTCCCACACAATTGCTCTAGGTTCCCTAATAgagaatattatattttaatatggaGAATTTCAGTGGGATTTGAACCTTAAGAAAGTTCCAAACACATTTCTTAAATGAAAAACTCATTTTTCTTATTACTTGGGCGTGAGCTGAACTAGAGTTTTTCCTATATTCCCCCCACTAAACAGAGAATTGAATGCTTCCAAGAAGCTCTCAATTCCCACATGCACATCTTCTCTGTATTTGATCTTACCTTGCTGCATATAACCTCCTACCTCCTTCACAAACTCCTCCATACAATGGAAATACTCAACCACAGTAAACCCTTGCATTTTCCCAGATTTTCCTACCAAGTTGATAAGGTTTCTCACTCCATAACTTTCCTTCCAATCCTGCGATGTACAGTGCATCAGATTCATCCATAGCATTGGTACTCTCCATAAAGTTGATCAACTCCAAAACTCTCAGAAATAATTTTTGCCTAACCTGGTTATATTGAGAGATCATTCCACATAGGGGGATCCTAGCTTTCATATTGATGTGGTTGAGAACAGTCTCCAGCATTTTCCCTCCCACATTTTCAAAGTAAATGTCTATTCCCTTTGGAAAGTACCTGCTCAGTAGTTATCTAACAATGAATTGTTATTCAAGTAAAAATAATTGAAATCTCTTTATACATTATTACACGTTCATCACTCCTTGTACTTACTTGGACAGTGCTGCATCCCAATCTGTCTGAGTCTTGTAATTGAAGGCGTCATCAAATCCAAACTCTTCCTTCAACATCTTCACCTGTCaatattttaaaatagttttgaaaGATTTAGGGTTAGAAGTGGTGTCCAACACAGTTCTCGACAGTTAGAATAGTTAGACTCAAAACCAGAACCTGCTGTTTAACGCATAAGAACTTACCATTTTACTGAAAAAATGTTTGTGCTGAGATTAGTTCACCATTACAATTGACCTCTATATCCATGGCATCTTATAGCTCTTGTCTGTAATGGAATGTTTCTCTACTTTACTCTGTCTTAATAGATTTAAATTCCTTGGGGCAGGACAAATGGGTGTTCAGGTTTTgaaaaattaatttcttattaacaAACAAACTACTTACTGCAAATCAATCTTCCTACCAATCAAACTAAAACATATAAACTATGGAAATCTAAAATCATAACCATCAAACAGATCTCGAGATGTTCTAGAAAACAGTCAAGATCACAATTTGTTTATAACCATATCTTCCTAGGTTTATGTGAAAATTCTTAGAACAGAACAATCTATCCTTAACAAgttccaaaaaaaaatttaatggttTTTTAACCAGGCTAAAAGTTTAAATAAAAATTGCAGATGATCAGGAGAGATCACCTTTTGGTCACTACCAGCACTGCCAACAACGCGGCAGCCTTTGATTTTAGCCAATTGCCCCACTAAGAGTCCCACTGCCCCTGCTGCAGCTGAAACCAGCACTTCATCTCCAGGTTTTGGTTCTCCAACTAACAATATACCCGCCCATGCAGTCAAACCCACAGTCCCTGCTCAAATCCACACAGAACCTTGAACCCTCAAGAGAAGCCTTCTTGAATACTTACAAGAAGTAACAAAACTTAAAATGATAGAAAACCCTAAATGTTAATTTCAACAGAATGATAGATCAGTACCCAGAGGCCCCAAATAATCAGAGGGTTTAAACAGATTTGTGTCAAGCTTTCTCAATGCTGATCCTTCTACTATGGTGTACTCTGACACTTGATACATCCCAGTAACcacatcaccaacttcaaatccagaATTGGCAGAAAAAACTACTTTCCCCACCATTGGAGAAGTGATTGGCTGTACAAAAAGCAATTCATTTTACTGTATTGAACCTTAAAACATCTCAACAATTGCAGTTTTTTTGAAATGTCAATTAGAATACATTGAGAAGTAAACAACATTGAAAGAAACACAAAACCTCATTTAATTTGAAGGTATCGAAATAAAGTGCCCTGGCGGGTTCTTTAATGAGCCACCTGATATATGGATCCACTGAGACCCACATATTCTGCAC
This window harbors:
- the LOC131050762 gene encoding 2-alkenal reductase (NADP(+)-dependent); the encoded protein is MMYGSMEHMVKNRELVLVSYTEEGPVTDDHLKIRESNFNINGCKEGEVTVQNMWVSVDPYIRWLIKEPARALYFDTFKLNEPITSPMVGKVVFSANSGFEVGDVVTGMYQVSEYTIVEGSALRKLDTNLFKPSDYLGPLGTVGLTAWAGILLVGEPKPGDEVLVSAAAGAVGLLVGQLAKIKGCRVVGSAGSDQKVKMLKEEFGFDDAFNYKTQTDWDAALSKYFPKGIDIYFENVGGKMLETVLNHINMKARIPLCGMISQYNQDWKESYGVRNLINLVGKSGKMQGFTVVEYFHCMEEFVKEVGGYMQQGKIKYREDVHVGIESFLEAFNSLFSGGNIGKTLVQLTPK